A portion of the Vulpes vulpes isolate BD-2025 chromosome 5, VulVul3, whole genome shotgun sequence genome contains these proteins:
- the UBXN4 gene encoding UBX domain-containing protein 4 isoform X1, whose amino-acid sequence MLWFQGAIPAAIASAKRSGAVFVVFVAGDDEQSTQMAASWEDEKVTEASSDSFVAIKIDTKSEACLQFSQIYPVVCVPSSFFIGDSGIPLEVIAGSISADELVTRIHKVRQMHSLKGETSVANGSQLESSVSTPPTSCEPNNTSENSQSRNVGLCETPPTSETKSDSATGGESSGHANLSQEPGGCSNQRPTEDLTVRVERLTKKLEERREEKRKEEEQREIKKEIERRKTGKEMLDYKRKQEEELTKRMLEERNREKAEDRAARERIKQQIALDRAERAARFAKTKEEVEAAKAAALQAKQAEMEVKRDSSTRERSTVARIQFRLPDGSSFTNQFPSDAPLEEARQFAAQTVGNTYGNFSLATMFPRREFTKEDYKKKLLDLELAPSASVVLLPAGRPTTSMVHSSSGDFWTLLGTVLYPFLAIWRLISNFLFSNPPAQTSVRAAAAESSNLASSSNSEKRDPVRKRVLEKRGEDFKKEGKIYRLRTQDDGEDENNTWNGNSTQQM is encoded by the exons GTGATGATGAGCAGTCTACACAGATGGCTGCAAGTTGGGAAGATGAGAAGGTGACAGAAGCATCCTCAGACAGTTTTGTTGCTATTAAAATCGATACCAAAAG TGAAGCCTGCCTACAATTTTCACAAATCT ATCCCGTAGTATGTGTTCCATCCAGTTTCTTTATTGGAGACAGTGGAATTCCCTTGGAAGTGATAGCAGGAAGTATTTCTGCAGATGAACTTGTTACCAGAATTCACAAAGTCCGGCAG ATGCACTCATTAAAAGGTGAAACATCGGTGGCAAATGGCAGCCAGTTAGAAAGTTCAGTCTCTACTCCACCCACTTCATGTGAACCTAACAACACTTCTGAAAACTCTCAGTCCAGAAATGTGGGGCTTTGTGAGACACCACCCACTTCTGAAACAAAGTCAGATTCTGCAACAG gaGGAGAAAGTTCAGGCCATGCCAATCTGTCTCAGGAGCCTGGTGGATGTTCAAATCAGAGACCTACAGAGGACCTCACTGTCAGAGTGGAAAG ACTCACTAAAAAACtcgaggaaaggagagaagagaaaaggaaagaggaggaacaG agagaaataaagaaggaaattgagaGGAGAAAAACTGGGAAGGAAATGTtggattataaaagaaaacaagaagaagaattaacaaaaagaatgttagaggaaagaaacagagaaaaggcagaagaTAGAGCTGCTCGAGAGCGTATAAAACAACAGATTGCATTG GACCGTGCGGAGAGAGCAGCTCGTTTTGCAAAGACAAAAGAAGAAGTAGAAGCTGCTAAAGCTGCTGCTTTGCAGGCCAAACAGGCAGAAATGGAAGTCAAAAGGGACTCTTCTACAAGAGAAAGAAG cacTGTTGCAAGAATCCAGTTTCGTCTCCCTGATGGTTCTTCCTTTACAAATCAGTTCCCTTCTGATGCTCCTCTAGAAGAAGCAAGGCAGTTTGCTGCACAG ACTGTTGGCAACACTTATGGTAATTTTTCACTAGCAACTATGTTTCCTCGGAGGGAATTTACCAAAGaagattataaaaagaaattactggATTTGGAACTTGCCCCAAGTGCTTCAGTGGTACTGTTGCCA gcAGGAAGACCAACTACATCCATGGTACATTCTTCCAGTGGAGACTTTTGGACATTATTGGGGACAGTCCTTTACCCATTCCTTGCCATCTGGAGATTGATTAGCAACTTCCTATTTAGTAACCCTCCTGCACAGACCTCTGtgagagcagcagcagcagagtcCTCAAACCTTGCATCATCTAGCAACTCAGAAAAAAG GGACCCAGTCAGGAAAAGAGTGCTGGAGAAACGGGGGGAAGACTTTAAGAAGGAGGGGAAGATCTACAGATTGAGGACTCAAGATGACGGTGAAGATGAAAACAACACCTGGAATGGAAATTCTACTCAACAGATGTAG
- the UBXN4 gene encoding UBX domain-containing protein 4 isoform X2, translating to MAASWEDEKVTEASSDSFVAIKIDTKSEACLQFSQIYPVVCVPSSFFIGDSGIPLEVIAGSISADELVTRIHKVRQMHSLKGETSVANGSQLESSVSTPPTSCEPNNTSENSQSRNVGLCETPPTSETKSDSATGGESSGHANLSQEPGGCSNQRPTEDLTVRVERLTKKLEERREEKRKEEEQREIKKEIERRKTGKEMLDYKRKQEEELTKRMLEERNREKAEDRAARERIKQQIALDRAERAARFAKTKEEVEAAKAAALQAKQAEMEVKRDSSTRERSTVARIQFRLPDGSSFTNQFPSDAPLEEARQFAAQTVGNTYGNFSLATMFPRREFTKEDYKKKLLDLELAPSASVVLLPAGRPTTSMVHSSSGDFWTLLGTVLYPFLAIWRLISNFLFSNPPAQTSVRAAAAESSNLASSSNSEKRDPVRKRVLEKRGEDFKKEGKIYRLRTQDDGEDENNTWNGNSTQQM from the exons ATGGCTGCAAGTTGGGAAGATGAGAAGGTGACAGAAGCATCCTCAGACAGTTTTGTTGCTATTAAAATCGATACCAAAAG TGAAGCCTGCCTACAATTTTCACAAATCT ATCCCGTAGTATGTGTTCCATCCAGTTTCTTTATTGGAGACAGTGGAATTCCCTTGGAAGTGATAGCAGGAAGTATTTCTGCAGATGAACTTGTTACCAGAATTCACAAAGTCCGGCAG ATGCACTCATTAAAAGGTGAAACATCGGTGGCAAATGGCAGCCAGTTAGAAAGTTCAGTCTCTACTCCACCCACTTCATGTGAACCTAACAACACTTCTGAAAACTCTCAGTCCAGAAATGTGGGGCTTTGTGAGACACCACCCACTTCTGAAACAAAGTCAGATTCTGCAACAG gaGGAGAAAGTTCAGGCCATGCCAATCTGTCTCAGGAGCCTGGTGGATGTTCAAATCAGAGACCTACAGAGGACCTCACTGTCAGAGTGGAAAG ACTCACTAAAAAACtcgaggaaaggagagaagagaaaaggaaagaggaggaacaG agagaaataaagaaggaaattgagaGGAGAAAAACTGGGAAGGAAATGTtggattataaaagaaaacaagaagaagaattaacaaaaagaatgttagaggaaagaaacagagaaaaggcagaagaTAGAGCTGCTCGAGAGCGTATAAAACAACAGATTGCATTG GACCGTGCGGAGAGAGCAGCTCGTTTTGCAAAGACAAAAGAAGAAGTAGAAGCTGCTAAAGCTGCTGCTTTGCAGGCCAAACAGGCAGAAATGGAAGTCAAAAGGGACTCTTCTACAAGAGAAAGAAG cacTGTTGCAAGAATCCAGTTTCGTCTCCCTGATGGTTCTTCCTTTACAAATCAGTTCCCTTCTGATGCTCCTCTAGAAGAAGCAAGGCAGTTTGCTGCACAG ACTGTTGGCAACACTTATGGTAATTTTTCACTAGCAACTATGTTTCCTCGGAGGGAATTTACCAAAGaagattataaaaagaaattactggATTTGGAACTTGCCCCAAGTGCTTCAGTGGTACTGTTGCCA gcAGGAAGACCAACTACATCCATGGTACATTCTTCCAGTGGAGACTTTTGGACATTATTGGGGACAGTCCTTTACCCATTCCTTGCCATCTGGAGATTGATTAGCAACTTCCTATTTAGTAACCCTCCTGCACAGACCTCTGtgagagcagcagcagcagagtcCTCAAACCTTGCATCATCTAGCAACTCAGAAAAAAG GGACCCAGTCAGGAAAAGAGTGCTGGAGAAACGGGGGGAAGACTTTAAGAAGGAGGGGAAGATCTACAGATTGAGGACTCAAGATGACGGTGAAGATGAAAACAACACCTGGAATGGAAATTCTACTCAACAGATGTAG